The Streptomyces camelliae genome window below encodes:
- a CDS encoding helix-turn-helix domain-containing protein, which yields MKIRWRLRMAAAQREVWTGTELRRLLAEKAGLELSSASVSALFTKEPSQVKMTTLAALCTALECTPNDLIEIDTTPSSGLRLLPGPSPTSRRPSVPPGAGRCRLCDLRTSS from the coding sequence ATGAAGATCCGATGGCGGCTGCGGATGGCCGCCGCCCAGCGCGAGGTGTGGACCGGGACCGAGCTGCGACGGCTGCTGGCCGAGAAGGCCGGCCTGGAGCTCTCCTCGGCGTCGGTGTCCGCGCTGTTCACCAAGGAACCCTCGCAGGTGAAGATGACCACCCTGGCCGCGTTGTGCACCGCGCTGGAGTGCACCCCCAACGACCTGATCGAGATCGACACCACCCCGTCGAGCGGCCTGCGGCTCCTCCCCGGCCCATCGCCGACCTCCCGAAGGCCGTCGGTTCCGCCCGGGGCCGGTCGATGCCGCCTCTGTGACCTGCGGACATCTTCATGA
- a CDS encoding tyrosine-type recombinase/integrase, with protein sequence MLLPPQIFKGFHRFLQARKAAEIEAAFGVRLVCPVDEFNASRRVGDDSPALVPPPAPERVAKFFDFMKQRIATARKYGPAARDYAMFRTLYHAGLRSEEASLLDKPDVHFTRGPFGKLHVRFGKGAHTSGPRPHWVPMLDGLDLVLRWFLDDVRPKFPDSPVLFADESGEALHRGTIRNRLRYLMELEGRPASERFSAHALRRACATHNYERGVDLVAIQQMLGHWTVSSTMPYVRPSATFIEDAYQRAVAGTLAELTGKDTTA encoded by the coding sequence TTGCTGCTGCCACCTCAGATCTTCAAGGGGTTCCACCGGTTCCTGCAGGCCCGCAAGGCCGCCGAGATCGAGGCAGCGTTCGGTGTCCGGCTGGTCTGCCCGGTCGACGAGTTCAACGCCTCCCGGCGTGTCGGCGACGACTCCCCGGCCCTGGTGCCGCCGCCGGCACCGGAACGGGTAGCGAAGTTCTTCGACTTCATGAAGCAGCGGATTGCGACCGCGAGGAAGTACGGGCCCGCCGCCCGGGACTATGCGATGTTCCGAACCCTGTATCACGCCGGGCTCCGCTCGGAGGAGGCATCGTTGTTGGACAAGCCCGATGTGCACTTCACCCGCGGTCCGTTCGGCAAACTCCATGTCCGCTTCGGCAAAGGGGCTCACACCTCCGGGCCCCGGCCCCACTGGGTGCCCATGCTCGACGGCCTGGACCTGGTGCTGCGATGGTTCCTGGACGACGTACGCCCCAAGTTCCCCGATTCACCAGTGCTGTTCGCCGACGAGTCAGGCGAAGCCCTGCATCGCGGAACGATCCGCAACCGGCTGCGCTATCTCATGGAGCTCGAAGGGCGGCCGGCCTCGGAGCGGTTCAGCGCGCATGCCCTGCGGAGGGCCTGCGCGACCCACAACTACGAACGCGGCGTCGACCTGGTGGCGATCCAGCAGATGCTCGGTCACTGGACAGTCAGTTCAACCATGCCTTATGTCCGGCCCTCCGCGACGTTCATCGAGGACGCCTATCAGCGGGCGGTCGCCGGCACTCTGGCCGAGCTGACCGGGAAGGACACCACGGCATGA
- a CDS encoding integrase core domain-containing protein yields MDNGSAFVDSALLRACARLGIKLIHSTPGRPQGRGKIERFFRTVREQFLVEVDTEKVTDLATLNRLFTAWVEQVYHRRVHSETGQQPLERWLAGAPFPTPTPDALREAFRWSELRKVAKTATVSLQSNTYNVDASLVGRQVELVFDPFDLTDIDVRFGGRSFGKAIPHLITRHAHPKAKPETPVAAPPAPTGIDYLRLIDTERTKELGLRINYEVFLPGQDQPTPAVDLSGDDA; encoded by the coding sequence GTGGACAACGGCTCCGCTTTCGTGGACTCCGCCCTGCTCAGGGCATGCGCGAGGCTCGGGATCAAGCTGATCCACTCCACCCCGGGACGCCCACAGGGCAGAGGCAAAATCGAACGGTTCTTCCGAACAGTCCGGGAACAGTTTCTGGTCGAGGTCGACACGGAGAAGGTCACCGACCTGGCCACGCTGAACAGGCTCTTCACGGCATGGGTCGAGCAGGTCTATCACCGGCGGGTCCACTCCGAGACCGGCCAGCAGCCGCTGGAACGCTGGCTGGCCGGGGCGCCGTTCCCCACCCCGACGCCGGACGCGCTGAGGGAGGCTTTTCGCTGGTCCGAGCTGCGGAAGGTCGCCAAGACTGCCACGGTCTCGCTCCAGTCCAACACCTACAACGTCGACGCGTCGCTGGTCGGCCGGCAGGTCGAGCTGGTCTTCGACCCGTTCGACCTGACCGACATCGACGTCCGCTTCGGCGGCCGCTCGTTCGGCAAGGCGATCCCGCACCTGATCACTCGGCACGCGCACCCGAAGGCGAAGCCGGAGACTCCGGTTGCGGCCCCGCCGGCGCCGACCGGGATCGACTACCTGCGGCTCATCGACACCGAGCGCACGAAGGAGCTCGGGCTGCGGATCAACTACGAGGTGTTCCTGCCCGGCCAGGACCAGCCGACCCCGGCCGTCGACCTGAGCGGCGATGACGCGTGA